A genomic region of Gymnogyps californianus isolate 813 unplaced genomic scaffold, ASM1813914v2 HiC_scaffold_84, whole genome shotgun sequence contains the following coding sequences:
- the LOC127029186 gene encoding E3 ubiquitin-protein ligase TRIM7-like, with protein MAERDPLESLQKEASCSICLDYFSDPVSINCGHSFCRDCITRCSGKSDRRFACPQCRGIAQKRKFRPNRELRNLAEIAKKLSSWAGYAAGAGSLCPKHQEPLKLFCQEDRTAICVVCDRSHAHRAHTVAPIEEAAQECKEQIQSKLKSLRDERERLQGLKLTGEKRSQKYLQQTKAERWKIMLVFKQLHQFQDEQERLLLMWLEDVEKQIVQTQTENDRKISTEISHLGNLIRELEGMSPQPENKSLQDARSALTRCEARTFQQLTEKFPRVEKRLKDLSQKNIVLKEALRKFKESLPVELDVQWANVTLDPDTANPHLVLSEDRRSVRWDETPQNLPNNPQRFDTYCSVLGCEGFTVGRHYWEVQLGSRGFWAVGVARDSAWRKGWINLDPSQGIWAVGICGDRFQAFTSFETVQPLNGRPRTIRVSLDYEKGHVAFFNADNETLAFAFPPTSFNGEKILPFFWVWESRIQLAP; from the exons ATGGCCGAGCGCGACCCGCTGGAGAGCCTGCAGAAAGAAGCATCTTGCTCCATCTGCCTGGATTATTTCAGCGACCCGGTGTCCATCAACTGCGGACACAGCTTCTGCCGGGACTGCATCACGCGATGCTCCGGAAAATCGGACCGGAGGTTCGCCTGCCCCCAATGCCGAGGAATtgcccagaaaagaaaatttagacCAAACCGTGAGCTGAGGAACCTGGCGGAGATCGCCAAGAAGCTGAGCTCGTGGGCAGGGTACGCGGCCGGAGCGGGCAGCCTGTGCCCGAAGCATCAGGAACCGCTCAAGCTCTTCTGCCAGGAGGACCGGACGGCTATCTGCGTGGTGTGCGACCGCTCCCACGCTCACCGCGCTCACACCGTCGCTCCCATCGAAGAAGCTGCCCAGGAGTGCAAA GAGCAAATCCAAAGCAAACTGAAGAGCCTCAGGGATGAAAGAGAAAGGCTCCAAGGATTAAAGCtgactggggagaagagaagccAGAAGTATCTG CAGCAGACAAAAGCCGAGAGGTGGAAAATCATGTTGGTGTTTAAGCAGCTGCACCAGTTCCAGGACGAGCAGGAGCGTCTCCTCCTGATGTGGCTGGAGGACGTGGAGAAGCAGATAGTGCAGACCCAGACGGAGAACGACAGGAAGATCTCCACGGAGATCTCCCACCTCGGCAACCTCATCCGGGAGCTGGAAGGGATGAGCCCACAGCCGGAGAATAAATCCCTGCAG GATGCCAGGAGTGCCTTGACCAG GTGTGAAGCAAGGACTTTCCAGCAACTGACAGAGAAGTTTCCCAGAGTGGAAAAGAGGCTCAAGGATTTATCTCAGAAAAACATCGTTCTGAAGGAAGCCCTCAGGAAATTCAAAG agAGTCTCCCAGTTGAACTGGATGTGCAATGGG CAAACGTGACTCTGGATCCAGACACAGCAAACCCCCACCTCGTCCTCTCCGAGGACCGGAGGAGCGTGAGGTGGGATGAAACGCCCCAGAATTTGCCCAACAATCCCCAGAGATTTGATACCTACTGCTCCGTGTTGGGTTGCGAAGGCTTCACGGTGGGGAGGCACTACTGGGAagtgcagctggggagcagggggttTTGGGCCGTAGGGGTGGCCAGAGACTCGGCGTGGAGAAAGGGTTGGATTAACCTCGACCCTTCCCAGGGGATTTGGGCTGTTGGCATCTGTGGGGACAGGTTTCAAGCTTTCACCTCCTTTGAAACCGTTCAGCCTCTGAACGGGAGGCCAAGGACTATCCGGGTCTCTCTGGATTATGAGAAGGGACACGTGGCTTTCTTCAATGCTGATAACGAGACcttggcttttgcttttcctccgACTTCTTTCAATGGAGAGAAAATCCTGCCTTTCTTCTGGGTTTGGGAGTCCAGGATCCAGCTGGCTCCCTGA
- the LOC127029209 gene encoding LOW QUALITY PROTEIN: uncharacterized protein LOC127029209 (The sequence of the model RefSeq protein was modified relative to this genomic sequence to represent the inferred CDS: inserted 1 base in 1 codon), with translation MAARMSVENLQDEASCSICLELFQDPVSIHCGHSFCRACITRSWEGLTTNFCCPRCRETVPQQSLRPNWELANIIQVTKSLNLQPVREVEGGENLCKEHQEALKLFCEDEERLICVVCDKSKVHRNHSVVPMDEAAQEYKERIQTQLQFLKLEQESLQYAVEDREDRVQRYTKTTEAEKQKIVTEYKQLHKSLEKQESFLLAQLEQLDTEIMNMHKGILTRLSEETTSLGTLIREMERICQQPDCELLKDIKTTLSRCERKKFSQLLDVSPELEKRFCDFTEKTAFIKKAVEKFQGTMEFELPLTTQMTLDPNTAKAKLYLSEDCKVVWWGNREHDLPSNPERFKFHPCVLGSRGFTSGWHSWEVEICKDGMWSIGVAKESVPRETCLPLTPEKGVWALCHITEGYKALTSPYITVLTLRNAPQRIRVCLDYQEGRVLFFDAVRKTRIFAFLQASFKGETVYPWLGRAMATQSPVESLHSEASCSICLGYFQDPVSIHCGHNFCRACITRWWEGLEAHFCCPRCRQTLXQKSFRPSRELANIAEIARQLSLRAGGGAAGWENLCRQHQEPLKLFCKEDQQPICTVCDRSQAHRFHTVVPVKEAAQEYKEEIQALLQALKGEREKYLESRKTGVRKSSYLEKTKTEGKKIVCEFEQLHQFLKDQERLLLTQLVDLDQAITRVQEEAVAKVSEEMSHLDTLIWEMEGKFQQPASQFLQDIRRLLNSCQMMKFNPPVEISSDLERRLEDFVQRNVLVRDTLRKCQDSLMFKLQEPTNVTLDPATAHPNLHLSEDRKQARGQLTRQDLPDNPERFDFEPCVLGCEGFTSGRHFWEVEVGQGGVWALGVARASVKRKGPTSLAPNEGVWALEAYHSLTSPRANLRLNPLPRRIRVSLDYEGGRVAFFSADDDAPILAYTGALFNGERVFPWFKMGIGARLQEITQTPPSEGQSMTGQLMSPLDWVGFRFPLQICP, from the exons ATGGCAGCCAGAATGTCTGTGGAAAACCTCCAGGATGAAGCCTCCTGCTCCATCTGCCTGGAGCTTTTCCAGGACCCCGTGTCCATCCACTGCGGGCACAGCTTTTGCCGGGCGTGCATCACTCGGAGCTGGGAAGGACTGACCACCAACTTCTGCTGCCCTCGGTGCAGGGAGACGGTGCCCCAGCAGAGCCTCCGACCCAACTGGGAGTTGGCCAACATCATTCAAGTAACCAAGAGCTTGAACCTCCAACCGGTCAGAGAGGTGGAAGGAGGGGAGAACTTGTGCAAGGAGCACCAGGAAGCCCTGAAGCTCTTCTGCGAAGATGAGGAAAGGCTTATCTGCGTGGTGTGCGACAAGTCCAAGGTGCACCGTAACCATTCTGTGGTTCCCATGGATGAGGCTGCCCAGGAGTACAAG GAACGAATTCAGACCCAACTGCAGTTTCTGAAATTAGAGCAAGAGTCACTTCAATATGCCGTGgaggacagagaagacagagtcCAGCGCTACACT AAGACGACAGAGGCCGAAAAGCAGAAGATTGTGACTGAATATAAGCAGCTGCACAAGTCCCTGGAGAAGCAGGAGTCCTTTTTGCTggcccagctggagcagctggacACAGAGATAATGAACATGCATAAAGGAATCCTCACCAGGCTTTCGGAGGAGACCACGAGCCTGGGCACGCTGAtcagggagatggagaggatATGCCAGCAGCCAGACTGTGAACTCCTGAAG GACATCAAAACCACCTTGAGCAG gtGCGAGAGGAAAAAGTTCTCGCAGTTACTCGATGTTTCCCCTGAGCTGGAAAAAAGATTCTGTGATTTCACAGAGAAAACCGCATTCATCAAGAAGGCTGTGGAGAAATTTCAAG GCACAATGGAGTTCGAACTTCCTTTAACAA CACAGATGACGCTGGACCCGAACACGGCCAAAGCCAAGCTTTACCTCTCGGAAGACTGCAAGGTTGTGTGGTGGGGAAACCGTGAGCACGACCTGCCCTCCAACCCGGAGAGGTTCAAATTCCATCCCTGTGTGCTGGGCTCGAGGGGCTTCACATCAGGTTGGCACAGCTGGGAGGTGGAGATCTGCAAAGACGGCATGTGGTCCATCGGGGTGGCCAAGGAGTCGGTGCCGAGGGAGACTTGTTTACCCCTGACACCCGAAAAGGGGGTATGGGCACTGTGTCACATCACTGAAGGGTACAAGGCTCTGACCTCTCCTTATATCACCGTCTTGACGCTACGCAATGCACCCCAGCGGATACGAGTCTGCTTGGACTATCAGGAAGGGAGGGTGCTGTTTTTTGATGCTGTGCGCAAGACACggatctttgcttttctgcaggcttCTTTCAAAGGGGAGACAGTCTACCCATG GTTGGGAAGAGCCATGGCTACGCAGAGCCCGGTGGAAAGCCTGCACAGCGAAGCCTCCTGCTCCATCTGCCTGGGTTATTTCCAAGACCCTGTCTCCATCCACTGCGGCCACAACTTCTGCCGGGCGTGCATCACCCGCTGGTGGGAAGGGCTGGAGGCACATTTCTGCTGCCCGCGGTGCAGGCAGACGC TGCAGAAGAGCTTCCGTCCCAGCAGGGAGCTGGCAAATATTGCCGAAATCGCCAGGCAGCTGAGCCtgcgggcaggaggaggagcagcggGATGGGAGAACTTGTGCAGGCAACACCAGGAGCCTCTGAAGCTCTTCTGCAAGGAGGACCAGCAGCCCATCTGCACGGTGTGTGACAGGTCCCAGGCTCACCGCTTCCACACCGTGGTCCCCGTCAAAGAAGCTGCCCAGGAATATAAG gaaGAAATCCAGGCCCTCCTACAGGCTTTAAagggtgagagagaaaaatacctggaaagcagaaaaaccGGAGTAAGGAAGAGCTCATACCTG gagaaaaccaaaaccGAAGGGAAGAAGATAGTGTGCGAATTTGAGCAATTGCACCAATTTTTGAAGGACCAAGAGCGCCTCCTCCTGACCCAGCTGGTAGACCTGGACCAGGCCATCACCAGGGTCCAGGAGGAAGCGGTGGCGAAGGTCTCGGAGGAGATGTCCCACCTCGACACCCTGATTtgggagatggaggggaaaTTCCAGCAGCCGGCGAGCCAGTTCCTGCAG GACATCAGAAGACTCTTGAATAG TTGTCAGATGATGAAGTTCAACCCTCCGGTGGAGATTTCCTCCGATCTGGAAAGAAGACTTGAGGACTTTGTTCAGAGAAACGTCCTCGTGAGAGACACACTGAGGAAATGCCAAG ACAGCCTGATGTTTAAATTGCAAGAGCCAA CCAACGTGACCCTGGACCCGGCCACGGCTCACCCCAACCTCCACCTCTCCGAGGACCGAAAACAAGCCAGGGGCCAGCTGACGCGGCAGGACCTCCCGGACAACCCGGAGAGATTTGACTTCGAACCCTGCGTGCTGGGCTGCGAGGGCTTCACCTCGGGGAGACACTTctgggaggtggaggtggggcaggggggtgtCTGGGCCCTGGGGGTGGCCCGAGCATCGGTCAAGAGGAAGGGACCGACGAGCCTCGCCCCCAACGAGGGGGTCTGGGCGCTGGAAGCTTATCACTCCCTCACATCCCCCCGTGCCAACCTGCGCCTGAACCCGCTTCCCAGGAGGATACGGGTCTCCTTGGACTATGAAGGAGGGCGGGTGGCATTTTTCAGCGCGGACGATGATGCTCCCATCTTGGCTTATACCGGAGCCTTGTTCAATGGGGAGAGGGTCTTCCCCTGGTTCAAGATGGGGATAGGGGCTCGTTTGCAAGAAATCACCCAAACCCCACCCTCAGAGGGCCAGTCCATGACTGGGCAGCTGATGTCCCCTCTGGACTGGGTAGGGTTCAGGTTTCCCCTCCAGATCTGTCCTTGA